The following coding sequences lie in one Treponema sp. OMZ 790 genomic window:
- the purE gene encoding phosphoribosylaminoimidazole carboxylase, translating to MKPLVIILMGSSSDMGHAEKIASELKTFGIEYAIRIGSAHKTAEHVVSMLKEYEALDRPKLYITIAGRSNALSGFVDGFVKGPTIACPPPSDSFAGADIYSSLRMPSGISPALVLEPKNAALLAARIFSLYDKEIADSVKSYMESNVQKIIDDDSKLKK from the coding sequence GTGAAACCTCTTGTAATAATTCTTATGGGCTCATCCTCGGATATGGGGCATGCGGAAAAGATAGCTTCAGAGTTAAAGACCTTTGGAATTGAATATGCCATCAGAATAGGTTCGGCTCATAAAACGGCGGAGCATGTTGTTTCTATGTTAAAAGAATACGAGGCTCTCGATAGGCCGAAACTCTATATCACAATTGCAGGAAGGAGTAATGCTCTTTCGGGTTTTGTAGACGGTTTTGTAAAGGGGCCGACAATTGCTTGTCCTCCTCCCTCAGATAGTTTCGCAGGAGCTGATATTTACTCTTCACTCAGAATGCCGTCGGGTATTTCTCCTGCTCTTGTTTTGGAGCCTAAAAATGCCGCTCTCCTTGCAGCAAGAATTTTTTCGCTTTATGATAAGGAAATAGCTGATTCAGTAAAATCTTACATGGAATCAAATGTGCAAAAAATAATTGACGACGATTCCAAATTAAAAAAATAA